The following proteins are encoded in a genomic region of Oncorhynchus kisutch isolate 150728-3 linkage group LG18, Okis_V2, whole genome shotgun sequence:
- the LOC109909330 gene encoding oxygen-regulated protein 1, whose protein sequence is MSDVGLTKCAQDQFSGSGHTVTTSRHPYITDPIASKRICFYKSGDPQFSGLRMVINNRTFKTFDALLDSLSKKVPLPFGVRNITTPRGVHAVHTLDELEDGKAYICSDQRKVKPINMSVANKKLPPWYNARPMSARRRALQLAKQNPGRPKHINAPVIVRTPKRLMVFQNGDPSVKHNLMLQKRTTRTFEALLDYLSELMHFPVVKLHTPDGRRVDGLPALIICSGIVVAAGREAFKSGNYKTQKYFASTWLPARRMASKRLKQPASRKKKPISSGKSKLFSPSSERYFVNQINHCIAGSECDLPSNNAESVELEAGHFLESVAETDGDSYHGDRGEGADNCIPGDDDIEKSFRVNQDGSMTVEMKVRLTIREEETIHWTTTLSRSSVANQLSAAESELENSSPESNILPPTQPNTMGTINGYNVKKDDHDDKDDMPPETSRLTSVEVDNEDDAKTHVGVVSPRRAPTPGPRRYREKQASVESLKTILGDEIQENMVGSNSYRETTENGEVKEEYCMVIQCSSKPVPKPRGVGSVDINNYNKTQSTFKSGMAEILQIQNGGEEVIESVMHIYEQQTC, encoded by the exons ATGAGTGACGTGGGGCTCACAAAGTGCGCCCAGGACCAGTTCTCAGGGAGTGGACACACAGTGACCACGTCACGCCACCCATATATCACAGACCCCATCGCCTCCAAGCGCATCTGCTTCTACAAGAGCGGTGACCCTCAGTTCAGTGGCCTGCGCATGGTCATCAACAACCGCACCTTCAAGACTTTCGATGCCCTCCTAGACAGCCTCTCCAAGAAGGTCCCGCTGCCATTCGGAGTAAGGAACATCACCACTCCCCGAGGGGTCCATGCAGTGCACACACTAGATGAACTGGAGGATGGGAAGGCCTACATCTGCTCTGACCAGCGGAAGGTCAAACCCATTAACATGTCAGTAGCCAATAAGAAGCTACCACCCTGGTACAATGCCCGCCCCATGAGCGCCCGGCGTCGGGCCTTGCAGCTGGCCAAACAGAACCCTGGCAGGCCCAAGCACATAAATGCCCCTGTCATTGTACGCACACCTAAGAGGTTGATGGTATTCCAGAATGGGGACCCCAGTGTCAAACATAATCTGATGCTACAGAAGAGAACCACTCGCACATTTGAGGCTCTGCTGGATTACTTGTCCGAGTTGATGCACTTTCCTGTGGTAAAACTACACACACCAGATGGAAGAAGG GTGGATGGGCTCCCAGCTCTGATTATATGCTCTGGGATTGTAGTAGCTGCTGGTCGGGAGGCCTTTAAATCTGGGAACTACAAGACACAAAAATATTTTGCTTCAACATGGCTGCCTGCTAGACGAATGGCATCTAAAAGACTAAAGCAACCAGCATCCC GGAAAAAGAAACCTATATCTAGCGGCAAATCAAAACTTTTCTCCCCATCGTCAGAGAGATACTTTGTGAATCAGATAAACCACTGCATTGCAGGAAGTGAGTGTGACCTCCCCAGTAACAACGCAGAATCTGTAGAACTGGAGGCTGGCCATTTTCTAGAGTCAGTGGCCGAAACAGATGGCGACTCCTACCATGGAGATAGGGGTGAAGGGGCAGACAACTGCATCCCCGGTGACGATGACATTGAGAAGTCCTTTCGGGTGAACCAGGATGGCAGCATGACAGTGGAGATGAAGGTGCGACTAACCATCCGGGAGGAAGAAACCATCCACTGGACCACCACTCTGAGCAGGTCCAGTGTGGCCAACCAGCTCAGTGCGGCTGAGTCTGAGCTGGAGAACAGTTCTCCTGAGTCCAACATCCTACCACCAACACAACCCAACACCATGGGCACCATCAATGGGTACAATGTTAAAAAGGATGATCATGATGATAAGGATGATATGCCTCCAGAGACCAGCAGACTTACCAGTGTGGAAGTAGACAATGAGGATGATGCTAAAACACATGTAGGTGTGGTCTCTCCCAGGAGGGCTCCTACCCCAGGACccaggagatacagagagaagcaGGCCTCAGTGGAGAGCCTCAAAACAATATTGGGAGATGAGATTCAGGAGAACATGGTAGGTTCTAACTCCTACAGAGAGACAACTGAGAACGGAGAGGTAAAGGAGGAATACTGCATGGTCATACAGTGCAGCAGCAAGCCAGTTCCTAAACCAAGGGGAGTTGGATCTGTGGATATCAACAATTACAATAAGACTCAATCGACTTTTAAATCAGGCATGGCTGAGATCTTGCAGATCCAAAATGGCGGCGAGGAAGTCATAGAAAGTGTAATGCACATATACGAGCAGCAGACCTGTTAG